A single window of Watersipora subatra chromosome 9, tzWatSuba1.1, whole genome shotgun sequence DNA harbors:
- the LOC137404887 gene encoding protein FAM200C-like, which produces MSKAKKRTYNKSYLEYRFSYLMKNGLQLPQCVICLKTFLNVSMKPFRLKQHLQKIHPTLAEKDRDYFQSKEWQVKRSRLDANGDLYAHSNVLITALYAASYRIAQCKKPHTIGETLIKPCMLDCASIVLGKSAEQKFQDLPLSNNTVKRRIDDIAANIEKVVAKIKASPFWAIQLDGSTDVASLSQLLVYGRYVHDTFIEEEFLFCQPLLRTTTARDVLKVVENFLEKAKLDWEKLISVCTDGAPAMLGCRSGFVKQIKQKNPDIKGVHCFIHREALASKTLPKALKSNLDLQGSNHHVLAFHDSIDAFKAKLVLWHTRTCTGNTVSFPTLTELLEAKPAPGSLVATITEHLSDLITEFGRYFPELPSEKKKMLNITRNPFQRTVKEISEELQEEFVELVIISALKDDLRSNVY; this is translated from the exons ATGTCAAAGGCAAAGAAACGAACCTACAATAAGAGTTACTTGGAGTATCGGTTTTCGTATCTCATGAAAAACGGTCTCCAGCTTCCGCAATGTGTGATATGCctgaaaacctttttaaacGTCTCCATGAAACCCTTTCGGTTGAAGCAACACTTGCAAAAAATTCATCCCACACTAGCTGAGAAAGACCGGGATTACTTTCAGTCCAAAGAGTGGCAAGTAAAGAGAAGTAGACTTGATGCAAATGGAGATCTTTATGCTCATAGTAATGTACTTATTACAGCTTTATACGCTGCTTCCTACCGTATTGCTCAGTGTAAAAAGCCACATACAATAGGAGAGACCCTGATCAAGCCATGTATGTTAGACTGCGCATCAATAGTACTTGGAAAATCAGCTGAGCAAAAGTTTCAAGACCTCCCGCTATCCAACAACACTGTGAAGCGACGCATTGATGATATTGCAGCAAATATTGAGAAAGTAGTTGCTAAGATTAAAGCATCCCCATTTTGGGCCATACAACTTGATGGGTCAACTGATGTTGCCAGTCTTTCCCAGCTATTGGTGTATGGTAGATATGTGCATGACACATTCATTGAAGAAgagtttctgttttgtcagcccTTGCTTAGAACAACTACGGCAAGAGATGTGTTGAAAGTAGTTGAAAATTTCCTTGAAAAGGCCAAGTTAGATTGGGAGAAGCTAATAAGTGTATGCACTGATGGAGCACCTGCTATGTTAGGATGTAGATCAGGCTTTGTAAAACAAATCAAGCAGAAGAACCCTGATATAAAAGGAgtgcattgcttcattcaccGTGAAGCATTGGCATCAAAAACTCTTCCAAAAGCGTTGAAATCGAACTTGGAT TTGCAAGGGAGCAATCATCATGTCCTTGCCTTTCATGacagcattgatgctttcaaagcaAAGCTGGTACTGTGGCATACACGAACTTGCACTGGAAACACGGTATCCTTTCCCACACTCACTGAATTATTGGAAGCCAAACCTGCTCCTGGCAGTCTAGTGGCAACCATTACTGAACACCTGTCTGATCTCATAACAGAATTTGGACGCTACTTCCCTGAATTACCTTCAGAAAAAAAGAAGATGCTCAACATCACACGAAATCCATTTCAACGCACTGTTAAAGAAATTTCAGAGGAGTTACAAGAGGAGTTTGTTGAGTTGGTTATCATTTCTGCACTGAAAGATGATCTCAGATCCAATGTCTATTGA